Part of the Bradyrhizobium sp. AZCC 1721 genome, TGACGAAGCAAAATGCGGCTCTCGGGGCGCCAAATCAGTTGTGTCAGAGGCGGCCGAGAGGTGTTCTCGGGCCTCGATTTCGAGGCCGCTTCCGGCGAAGTGCTGGCCGTGGTCGGCCCGAACGGCTCGGGCAAGACCTCGTTGCTGCGGCTGATCGCGGGTCTCCTGGTGCCGGGGGGCGGATCGATCGGCCTGGAAGGCGGCGAAGCCGAGCTGACCTTGCCGGAGCAATCCCACTATCTGGGCCACCGCGATGCATTGAAGCCTGCGCTGAGCGTTGCGGAAAACCTGTCGTTCTGGCGGGATTTTCTGGGTGGGGCGACCGACGACGTCAGAGAGTGCCTCACCGCTGTGGGGCTCAGCCACGCCACCTATCTGCCGGCGGCCTTTCTCTCGGCCGGCCAGCGGCGGCGGCTGTCGATCGCGCGGTTGCTGGTGCTGCGACGGCCGGTCTGGCTATTGGACGAGCCGACCTCGGCGCTCGATACCGCCGGACAGGCACTATTCGTGGGCGTCATGCGCGAGCATCTGGCCAGCGGCGGCATCAT contains:
- the ccmA gene encoding heme ABC exporter ATP-binding protein CcmA codes for the protein MRLSGRQISCVRGGREVFSGLDFEAASGEVLAVVGPNGSGKTSLLRLIAGLLVPGGGSIGLEGGEAELTLPEQSHYLGHRDALKPALSVAENLSFWRDFLGGATDDVRECLTAVGLSHATYLPAAFLSAGQRRRLSIARLLVLRRPVWLLDEPTSALDTAGQALFVGVMREHLASGGIIVAATHTPLGIEARELRMGGGK